A window of the Pogona vitticeps strain Pit_001003342236 chromosome 4, PviZW2.1, whole genome shotgun sequence genome harbors these coding sequences:
- the DENND2C gene encoding DENN domain-containing protein 2C — MHPMGSVDTSFSRSAVQTLSRSHCRNIKQKISQWEGRTKEGFQEERQKVKDFGINYGRDNRQKPAALVQSRNIEGPANVPNLGLKFQENSNLCSVTEEEDEIPEEVLESPVIECLPNGTISEGEDCGPWRGERLPPGNFYTSRNLWKQIEAFPSDRIVSVALDLKRKRESCGSGEKELDGGPAKSLENLYCDVEGQEGQPAINPVPKPRRTFRYHSEKDQADCSNGGYTERKAPEPQCNGGCPVATISDSEQRAPSRGIRSRSKRKSFEFEDIQGYRNRLAAIEYQKLHEELNGTTNTRLYCTQSEDNLYEDIIDPAKENLYEDIKVKPLWRIPSTWKLPPARNTIKPPKLPPKPHFLHRKTLELKTTRICLRGKLAKDTTLPVTLTEWKFFKAGEAGSRIRKNLPRLVLKIQEIFDSKRGKKRVKLLTQTGKEVSSARGETNGYESEPENLPKSRHKRLLQVQAQSKRNPHYQTLERDLIEFQEQQLFELFVVVSLQKKPSEGTYTPQIIQQFPNKPDHPFRQSKDTEERLKVIPKFCFPDPKDWCPMSELKSETFSFVLTGEDGSRWFGYCKKLLPEGKGKRLPEVYCMVSRLGCFNLFSKILDEVEKRREMSPALVHPFMRSVMEAPFPAPGRTITVKSFLPGAGNEVIELCRPLDSRLEHVDFECLFKCLSVSHLIQVCASLLLERRVIFVADNLSTLSKCGHAVVATLYPFTWQHTYIPVLPASMIDIVCSPTPFLIGILSCSLTHLQDLPIEEVLIVDLCADKFLQQVSDEDEILPHKLQAALTQILEERNEILSQERSYTQGEVTLDSLVSEAFVRFFVEIVGHYSLHMLVTEKGERVFQREPFRKSHTSRSVRHFLEIFMETQMFAGFIQDRELRKSGVKGLFEVRALEYLETIPESEPSGMNKILRSLGNKMKFLQKK, encoded by the exons ATGCACCCCATGGGGAGTGTAGACACCTCCTTTTCCCGTTCTGCTGTGCAAACCCTATCCCGCAGCCACTGCCGGAACATAAAGCAAAAGATCTCCCAGTGGGAGGGTCGGACCAAAGAGGGTTTccaggaagaaaggcagaaagttAAGGACTTTGGGATCAACTATGGCCGTGACAACAGGCAGAAACCAGCGGCACTCGTGCAAAGTAGGAATATAGAAGGACCAGCAAATGTTCCAAATCTTGGCTTGAAATTCCAGGAAAACTCTAATCTCTGTTCTGTgacagaggaggaggacgagATACCTGAAGAGGTTTTAGAGAGCCCAGTGATTGAATGTCTCCCCAATGGCACTATATCAGAAGGAGAGGACTGTGGACCCTGGCGGGGGGAAAGATTACCTCCAGGCAACTTCTACACCTCTCGCAACCTGTGGAAACAGATAGAAGCCTTTCCATCTGACAGAATTGTTTCTGTTGCTTTGGACTTGAAAAGGAAACGGGAAAGCTGTGGCTCAGGAGAGAAGGAACTGGATGGGGGTCCAGCTAAGAGCTTGGAGAACTTGTACTGTGATGTGGAGGGGCAGGAGGGGCAGCCAGCTATCAATCCGGTACCCAAACCACGAAGGACTTTCCGTTACCATTCTGAAAAGGACCAAGCGGACTGCTCGAATGGAGGCTACACAGAGAGGAAGGCCCCAGAACCTCAGTGTAATGGCGGCTGTCCTGTTGCGACCATCAGTGACTCTGAACAGAGAGCGCCCAGTAGAGGAATCCGAAGCAGATCCAAGAG AAAGTCCTTTGAATTTGAGGACATCCAAGGGTACCGAAACCGGCTAGCAGCGATAGAGTATCAAAAACTCCATGAAGAACTGAATGGCACCACAAATACCCGTCTCTATTGCACACAGTCAGAGGACAACCTCTATGAGGACATTATCG ATCCTGCTAAGGAGAATCTGTATGAAGATATAAAAGTGAAGCCTCTTTGGAGAATCCCATCTACTTGGAAGTTGCCTCCTGCCCGGAACACCATCAAACCACCCAAG ctcCCTCCTAAGCCACACTTCCTTCATCGCAAAACATTGGAACTGAAGACCACACGGATTTGCCTGCGTGGGAAGCTGGCAAAGGACACAACTCTACCCGTTACGTTGACTGAATGGAAGTTCTTCAAAGCAGGCGAGGCTGGAAGCAGGATAAGAAAGAATCTTCCCCGG CTTGTGTTGAAGATACAGGAAATATTTGACTCCAAACGAGGGAAGAAGCGGGTGAAGTTGCTGACACAGACAGGAAAAGAAGTTTCTTCAGCCAGAG GTGAAACTAATGGATATGAGAGTGAACCAGAGAATCTGCCAAAAA GTCGCCACAAGCGCCTCCTGCAAGTACAGGCACAGTCCAAGAGGAATCCACACTACCAAACACTGGAGCGGGACCTCATTGAATTCCAGGAGCAGCAACTCTTTGAGCTCTTTGTAGTGGTGTCCCTACAGAAGAAGCCATCAGAGGGTACCTACACCCCACAAATTATACAACAGTTTCCTAATAAG CCTGACCATCCCTTTCGACAGTCCAAGGACACAGAAGAGAGACTGAAGGTCATCCCCAAATTCTGTTTCCCTGACCCCAAAGATTGGTGCCCAATGTCAGAATTAAAAAG CGAAACCTTTTCCTTTGTGTTGACTGGTGAGGACGGCAGCCGCTGGTTCGGATACTGCAAGAAGCTCTTG ccagaaggaaaaggaaagcggCTCCCTGAGGTGTACTGCATGGTAAGCCGCTTAGGCTGCTTCAACCTTTTCTCTAAG ATCTTAGATGAAGTGGAGAAAAGGCGTGAAATGTCCCCAGCCCTTGTGCATCCCTTCATGCGCAGCGTCATGGAAGCTCCATTCCCTGCTCCTGGGCGCACCATAACTGTGAAGAGCTTCCTACCAGGAGCTGGAAATGAG gtgATTGAGCTTTGCCGTCCACTAGATTCCCGGTTGGAGCATGTTGACTTTGAATGTCTGTTTAAGTGCCTCAGTGTCTCTCACCTAATCCAAGTCTGTGCTTCTCTCCTGCTGGAAAGGAGAGTGATTTTTGTTGCTGACAATCTAAG CACCTTGTCCAAATGTGGTCATGCTGTGGTTGCAACACTTTACCCGTTCACCTGGCAACACACCTATATCCCTGTCCTGCCGGCTTCCATGATAGACATTGTCTGCTCACCTACCCCATTCCTTATTGGCATTCTCTCCTGCTCCTTAACCCACCTCCAGGACCTGCCTATAGAAGAG GTACTGATCGTTGATCTCTGTGCTGATAAATTTTTGCAGCAG gtttcAGATGAAGATGAAATTCTACCTCACAAGCTGCAAGCTGCACTCACACAGATCTTGGAGGAAAGGAATGAAATCTTGTCTCAGGAGCGAAGTTATACACAAG GTGAAGTAACTCTGGACTCCCTAGTATCAGAAGCTTTTGTGCGTTTCTTTGTGGAAATTGTGGGGCACTACTCATTACACATGCTTGTTACTGAGAAAGGAGAGCGAGTGTTCCAACGGGAGCCCTTCCGGAAGTCCCACACCTCCCGCAGTGTGCGCCATTTCCTTGAAATCTTCATGGAGACACAAATGTTTGCTGGTTTCATACAGGATCGAGAACTCCGGAAGAGTGGGGTTAAAG GCTTGTTTGAAGTCCGTGCCTTGGAATATTTGGAAACCATTCCAGAGTCTGAGCCAAGTGGGATGAACAAAATCCTTCGCAGTCTGG